Proteins encoded in a region of the Quercus lobata isolate SW786 chromosome 8, ValleyOak3.0 Primary Assembly, whole genome shotgun sequence genome:
- the LOC115954714 gene encoding phytoene synthase 2, chloroplastic-like has product MSAVLLWVVCPKENAHSLLSLVPRNCCTQRRCSSSNKLLSSKLSLSSGVAAYSSAVANPSRSSEERVYEVVLKQAALVREQRGESELGLKKPIETDCTTDWNLLNDAYERCGEVCAEYAKTFYLGTLLMTPERRRAVWAIYVWCRRTDELVDGPNATHITPKALERWETRLNDLFEGRPYDMYDAALSDTVSKYPVDIQPFKDMIEGMRLDLRKSRYENFDELYLYCYYVAGTVGLMSVPVMGIAPESKASTESVYNAALALGIANQLTNILRDVGEDASRGRVYLPQDELAQAGLSDEDIFRGKVTDKWRSFMKGQIKRARMFFDEAEKGVAELSSASRWPVWASLLLYRQILDAIEANDYNNFTKRAYVGKAKKLISLPIAYGRALMEPSKLAKLVMR; this is encoded by the exons ATGTCCGCTGTTCTTCTTTGGGTGGTTTGTCCCAAGGAGAATGCTCACTCTTTGCTCAGTCTCGTGCCCAGAAATTGTTGCACACAAAGGAGGTGCAGTAGTAGTAATAAGCTGCTGAGTTCTAAGCTTAGTTTATCATCTGGGGTTGCTGCATATTCGAGTGCAGTTGCAAACCCATCAAGATCCTCGGAGGAAAGGGTGTATGAAGTGGTGCTGAAGCAAGCAGCTCTGGTGAGAGAGCAGAGAGGAGAGAGTGAACTGGGTTTGAAAAAACCAATTGAGACTGATTGTACCACCGATTGGAACCTGTTGAATGATGCTTATGAAAGGTGTGGAGAGGTCTGTGCTGAGTATGCAAAGACATTTTACTTGG GTACATTACTCATGACGCCAGAACGGCGAAGAGCTGTTTGGGCAATTTATG TGTGGTGCCGGAGAACTGACGAGCTTGTGGATGGGCCTAATGCTACACACATCACACCCAAGGCTCTGGAAAGATGGGAGACAAGGTTAAATGACCTTTTTGAAGGTCGACCATATGATATGTATGATGCTGCCCTATCTGATACTGTCTCAAAGTACCCTGTTGATATACAG CCCTTCAAAGACATGATAGAAGGAATGAGGTTAGACTTGAGAAAATCAAGATATGAGAACTTCGATGAGCTCTACCTTTACTGCTACTATGTTGCCGGGACTGTGGGGCTTATGAGTGTTCCAGTAATGGGGATAGCACCAGAATCAAAGGCTTCAACAGAGAGTGTTTACAATGCTGCATTGGCCCTTGGAATTGCAAATCAACTCACCAACATACTCAGAGACGTTGGAGAAGA TGCTAGCAGAGGAAGAGTTTATCTCCCACAAGATGAACTAGCACAAGCTGGCCTGTCAGATGAAGATATATTTCGTGGTAAAGTAACTGATAAATGGCGTAGTTTCATGAAGGGCCAGATAAAGCGAGCGAGGATGTTTTTTGATGAAGCGGAGAAGGGGGTTGCAGAGCTCAGCTCAGCTAGTAGGTGGCCGGTATGGGCATCATTGTTGTTGTACCGACAGATTTTAGATGCCATTGAAGCTAATGATTACAACAACTTCACAAAGCGTGCTTATGTAGGAAAAGCAAAGAAACTAATATCACTTCCCATAGCCTATGGCAGAGCACTTATGGAACCTTCAAAATTGGCCAAGTTAGTAATGAGGTGA
- the LOC115954717 gene encoding protein PELPK1-like, with product MAVSKCCFLLSMIIALSLSSIDVSFATRYLLDTPAAPPPALTLPTIPSLPKATLPPLPSVPTLPKATLPPLPSTPLPTLPTQPTLPKPTLPPLPSIEVPSQPTLPTTTLPPLPSNPLPTLPNQPTLPKSTLPPLPSSQVPTLPTMPTIPKVTLPPLPANPLPTIPTTIPSIPTIPITIPTIPFLSPPPSK from the coding sequence ATGGCCGTTTCTAAGTGTTGTTTCCTTTTGTCTATGATCATAGCATTGTCACTCTCAAGCATCGACGTGAGCTTCGCGACTCGTTACCTTTTGGACACACCAGCTGCTCCACCTCCAGCATTAACATTGCCTACAATCCCATCTCTGCCAAAGGCCACATTGCCTCCTCTGCCATCAGTGCCCACACTGCCTAAAGCCACATTGCCACCACTGCCTAGCACTCCATTGCCAACACTGCCGACTCAACCAACTCTGCCAAAGCCCACATTGCCACCACTTCCAAGCATCGAAGTCCCATCTCAGCCAACGTTACCAACCACCACATTGCCACCATTGCCTTCCAACCCATTGCCAACACTGCCAAATCAACCAACTCTTCCAAAGTCCACATTGCCACCATTGCCAAGCTCCCAAGTCCCAACATTGCCAACCATGCCCACAATTCCCAAGGTGACACTACCTCCTCTCCCAGCTAATCCATTGCCCACCATCCCAACCACAATTCCTTCGATCCCCACCATTCCGATCACAATCCCAACAATTCCTTTCCTCTCTCCACCCCCCTCAAAGTGA